In one Oncorhynchus nerka isolate Pitt River linkage group LG7, Oner_Uvic_2.0, whole genome shotgun sequence genomic region, the following are encoded:
- the LOC115131582 gene encoding F-actin-uncapping protein LRRC16A-like isoform X2: MSDEDTGIPKELLESLRDAVGRKIKLTLKKRLKLEVKGDKLENRVLALASHRVFLLTARVPAKIEQTFNYLDIQGIISNKPTQLLLEYDRGQLSLKLGSVEDVDEVVAHIGSCLHRICPGLSPAKAMKKLTLKPPERTAALQSLWEDQATTDLGPCGGFSHMYWCLCDQLGLPFREEVQWDVDTIYQTQDTRELNLQDFVHLDNRDLVAIIVVLEYNQWFTKLSTKDYKLSTDVCEQILRVVSRSSRLEELVLENAGLRSDFVQKLANALTCNPASALHTLNLTNNSLEDKGISALSAQLAKLPMGLKHLNLSKTSISQKGVNSLAQALSANPAVPTTLTHLDLCGNSLRGDDLSNLYNFLGQHNSLVTLDLSSSDCCLDQVCTSLLRGSLKHLSVLNMSKSVFSHRRGKDVPHSFKQFFGTALALSSVNLSGTKLPLEALKALLLGLGCNPNLSEVSLDLSSSELRSGGSQILEGCIAEIPNISSLDISDNGLDSDLTTLLVWLAKNRSIRHLSLGKNFNNIKSKNLSQVLDNLVHMIQEEESPLTSLSLADSKLKGDLSIVLNALGSNTSLIQVDISGNGMGDMGAKMLAKALQINTKLRTVMWDKNNVSLQGLQDVAAALEKNHTIRFMPIPIIDAAQALKASPEKTEDALLKMEQYLLRNHETRKYLQEQAYRLQQGIVTTTTQQMMDMICVKVQDHLNSLRYTETDVVQEDMKVAKNLMKDARNSKRLLPNLYHMRGSPGGMGSPIQDKLESMAGEIARVMDGQLQTLLQSMVDTAEGLCPHVMKRSNLHQELMKAGAGRMTIPHSFITTTLLEQSGVDIINKISEVKLSMASFLSDRIVDEILESLSRSQNTLAEHLTRKPQPLLHQEPNKMEVLEETVLQPETQEQSPHHAERLEEMDTCVSKRKSILCRMLRPVSVAFEMEFDLDKALEEVPIYEEDPPPPAPSDKKPTYFGELPTMEARKLEHHTKLRPKPKKRTKPSRAPREPICTSPPPEVEQNDLLGKVDEGVDEFFYKKITKLSFKRPTLRGSSNIQEGSEKKRESRKSGFLNLIKSRTSKSEKSHGTAAITTPAAATVSTVTEEPLSPKALLWDHSEISPDHSRKPPTPEPTEEQPSESDSKGSPHGGRHFGVPVMGPLMGMDLLAEMRKMHEKIVAHKSDSSDKADDKKGKPKGQTSSIAPRAKPTGVTPRSPAPQSIKPHMGPHTLGPLSPRASSSHSPDDTPDSCLGNVSPKGPLPAPRLKREPSDYEREEESSHINVELTGDSSPFDLDQEMDRSAIGGRQWSSLKRSTSVVQEVEGRERTKSLPASVRPSSTVDLVHCQSPGVFAKDNTEEDFSPTPDTDQRQNLRPDNMEDTMTTSQCRKKSYI; encoded by the exons ATGTCTGATGAAGATACGGGTATTCCTAAGGAGTTGCTGG AGAGTCTGAGAGATGCCGTGGGAAGGAAGATCAAGCTCACCCTGAAGAAGAGGTTGAAACTGGAGGTCAAAGGTGACAAACTGGAGAACCGAGTTCTG GCTTTGGCATCCCATCGGGTCTTTCTGCTTACTGCAAGGGTCCCTGCCAAG ATTGAACAGACCTTCAATTACCTAGATATACAGGGGATCATTAGTAACAAGCCCACTCAG TTGTTGTTGGAGTATGACCGAGGCCAGCTGTCCCTGAAGCTTGGCTCTGTGGAGGATGTGGATGAGGTGGTGGCCCACATTGGGAGCTGTCTACACAGAATCTGTCCAGGCCTCTCCCCAGC GAAGGCGATGAAGAAGTTGACCCTGAAGCCTCCTGAGAGGACGGCCGCCCTACAGTCTCTCTGGGAGGACCAGGCCACCACAGACCTAGGGCCGTGTG GTGGTTTCTCCCACATGTACTGGTGTCTCTGTGACCAGCTGGGTCTGCCATTCAGAGAGGAGGTGCAGTGG GATGTGGACACAATCTATCAGACCCAGGACACCAGGGAACTGAACCTGCAGGATTTCGTACATCTTGATAACCG AGATTTGGTGGCCATCATTGTGGTCCTGGAGTATAACCAATGGTTCACCAAGCTCTCCACAAAGGACTACAAACTG TCCACAGATGTGTGTGAACAAATTCTGCGAGTTGTGTCCCGCTCCAGTCGCTTAGAGGAGCTGGTTTTAGAGAATGCAGGTCTCAGAAG TGATTTTGTGCAGAAGCTAGCCAACGCTCTGACCTGCAACCCTGCCTCTGCACTTCACACCCTCAACCTCACAAACAACTCCCTGGAGGACAAGG GCATATCTGCTCTCAGTGCACAGCTTGCCAAACTCCCAATGGGTCTCAAGCATTTGAACCTTTCAAAGACCTCCATATCGCAAAAAG ggGTTAACAGTCTGGCTCAGGCGCTGAGTGCCAACCCTGCTGTCCCCACTACCCTCACACACCTGGACCTCTGTGGGAACTCACTCCGAGGAGACGACCTCTCA AATCTGTACAATTTCCTGGGTCAACATAACAGTCTAGTAACTCTGGATCTGTCCAGCAGTGACTGCTGTCTGGACCAA GTCTGCACTTCACTTCTACGAGGTTCTCTCAAGCACCTCTCAGTGCTCAACATGTCGAAGAGTGTTTTCTCTCACAG GAGAGGTAAAGATGTCCCGCATTCCTTCAAGCAGTTCTTTGGCACTGCACTGGCGCTGAGCAGTGTCAACCTGTCTGGAACCAAGCTCCCCCTGGAGGCACTCAA AGCACTTTTACTAGGTCTTGGTTGCAATCCTAATCTCAGTGAAGTATCACTGGATCTCAGCAGCTCTGAG TTAAGATCTGGAGGCTCTCAGATTCTGGAGGGCTGCATAGCTGAGATTCCCAACATCTCCAGCCTGGACATCTCAGACAACG GTTTAGATTCAGACCTGACCACTCTCTTGGTGTGGCTGGCCAAAAATCGCTCCATCCGCCACCTCTCACTGGGCAAGAACTTCAATAACATCAAATCCAA AAATTTGTCTCAAGTCTTGGACAACCTGGTGCACATGATACAGGAGGAGGAATCG CCCCTGACGTCCCTCTCCCTGGCCGACTCCAAGCTGAAGGGAGATCTGTCCATCGTGCTGAACGCTCTGGGCAGCAACACCAGCCTGATCCAGGTGGACATCAGTGGCAACGGCATGGGAGACATGGGGGCCAAGATGCTGGCCAAGGCCCTACAGATCAACACCAAGCTCCG GACAGTTATGTGGGACAAAAACAATGTCAGCCTACAAGGCCTCCAGGATGTGGCAGCTGCTTTAGAAAA GAACCACACCATTCGCTTCATGCCTATCCCCATCATCGATGCTGCCCAGGCCCTCAAAGCCAGCCCTGAGAAAACAGAGGACGCCCTACTAAAG ATGGAGCAGTATCTCCTAAGGAACCACGAGACTCGAAAATACCTCCAAGAGCAAGCTTACCGGCTTCAGCAAGGCATTGTCACGACAACTACACAACAG ATGATGGACATGATCTGTGTAAAGGTGCAGGACCACCTGAACTCCCTGAGGTATACAGAGACCGATGTCGTCCAGGAGGACATGAAGGTGGCCAAGAACCTCATGAAGGACGCCAGGAACTCCAAAAGA CTGCTGCCCAACCTGTACCACATGAGGGGATCTCCTGGTGGCATGGGAAGCCCCATTCAGGACAAGCTAGAGTCCATGGCCGGAGAGATAGCCAGGGTCATGGATGGACAGCTACAG ACGTTGTTGCAGTCTATGGTTGACACCGCCGAGGGCCTCTGTCCCCATGTGATGAAGAGGAGCAACCTGCACCAGGAGCTGATGAAGGCAGGTGCAGGCAGGATGACCATCCCCCATAGCTTCATCACCACCACACTACTGGAACAGTCAGGAGTCGACATCATCAACAAGATCAG TGAAGTGAAGCTCAGTATGGCTTCCTTCCTCTCAGACCGTATCGTGGATGAGATCTTGGAATCTCTGTCCCGTTCCCAAAACACTCTG GCAGAACACCTGACCAGGAAACCTCAACCTCTTCTCCACCAGGAGCCCAACAAGATGGAGGTGCTGGAGGAGACAGTCCTCCAACCTGAGACCCAGGAGCAGAGTCCTCACCATGCTGAGAGGCTGGAGGAGATGGACACATGTGTG TCCAAGAGGAAGAGCATTCTCTGCAGGATGCTGCGGCCTGTATCTGTGGCCTTTG AAATGGAGTTTGACTTGGACAAGGCCCTGGAAGAAGTGCCTATATATGAGGAGGATCCGCCCCCTCCTGCCCCATCGGACAAGAAGCCGACTTACTTTGGCGAGCTGCCCACTATGGAGGCCCGAAAGCTAGAGCACCACACCAAGCTCCGACCCAAACCGAAAAAGAGGACCAAACCTAGCCGAGCACCA CGGGAACCAATCTGCACCTCTCCACCACCAGAAGTGGAGCAGAATGACCTCCTGGGGAAAGTGGATGAGGGTGTTGATGAATTCTTCTACAAGAAAATCACCAAACTTAGTTTTAA ACGACCCACCCTGAGGGGCTCCTCCAACATCCAGGAGGGGTCGGAGAAGAAACGGGAATCCCGTAAAAGCGGCTTCCTTAACCTCATCAAGTCTCGCACCTCGAAGTCCGAGAAGAGCCATGGAACAGCTGCCATCACCACCCCAGCTGCTGCGACTGTCAGCACTGTGACAGAGGAGCCCTTGTCCCCCAAGGCTCTGTTGTGGGACCACTCTGAAATCTCCCCTGACCACTCACGAAAGCCGCCAACCCCTGAACCCACTGAGGAACAGCCCTCCGAGAGTGACAGTAAGGGTAGTCCTCATGGTGGCCGGCACTTTGGGGTCCCCGTAATGGGCCCCCTAATGGGAATGGACCTCCTGGCGGAGATGAGAAAAATGCATGAGAAAATAGTCGCTCATAAG TCGGACTCTTCAGACAAGGCAGATGATAAAAAAG GAAAGCCAAAGGGTCAAACATCGTCGATAGCGCCCAGGGCTAAACCCACCGGTGTTACACCCAGATCCCCAGCACCCCAGAGCATCAAGCCCCACATGGGACCACACACTTTGGGACCCCTGAGCCCTCGTGCCAGCAGCAGCCACAGCCCAG ATGACACCCCTGACTCCTGTCTTGGAAACGTATCCCCAAAAGGACCACTGCCCGCCCCTCGCCTGAAGAGAGAGCCCTCAGActatgagagggaggaggagagtagcCACATTAATG TTGAACTCACAGGAGACTCCAGCCCATTTGACTTGGACCAAGAGATGGACAGGTCTGCAATTGGTGGGAGACAGTGGTCCTCCCTGAAGCGCTCCACTTCTGTGGTACAGGAAGTAGAAGGTCGAGAACGCACCAAGTCCCTCCCTGCATCTG TGAGACCTTCATCCACGGTGGACCTTGTCCACTGCCAAAGCCCTGGGGTGTTTGCTAAAGACAACACCGAAGAGGACTTCTCTCCTACCCCTGACACGGACCAAAGACAGAATCTCAGGCCTGACAACATGGAGGACACCATGACGACATCCCAGTGTAGAAAGAAAAGCTACATCTAG
- the LOC115131582 gene encoding F-actin-uncapping protein LRRC16A-like isoform X3 has translation MKKLTLKPPERTAALQSLWEDQATTDLGPCGGFSHMYWCLCDQLGLPFREEVQWDVDTIYQTQDTRELNLQDFVHLDNRDLVAIIVVLEYNQWFTKLSTKDYKLSTDVCEQILRVVSRSSRLEELVLENAGLRSDFVQKLANALTCNPASALHTLNLTNNSLEDKGISALSAQLAKLPMGLKHLNLSKTSISQKGVNSLAQALSANPAVPTTLTHLDLCGNSLRGDDLSNLYNFLGQHNSLVTLDLSSSDCCLDQVCTSLLRGSLKHLSVLNMSKSVFSHRRGKDVPHSFKQFFGTALALSSVNLSGTKLPLEALKALLLGLGCNPNLSEVSLDLSSSELRSGGSQILEGCIAEIPNISSLDISDNGLDSDLTTLLVWLAKNRSIRHLSLGKNFNNIKSKNLSQVLDNLVHMIQEEESPLTSLSLADSKLKGDLSIVLNALGSNTSLIQVDISGNGMGDMGAKMLAKALQINTKLRTVMWDKNNVSLQGLQDVAAALEKNHTIRFMPIPIIDAAQALKASPEKTEDALLKMEQYLLRNHETRKYLQEQAYRLQQGIVTTTTQQMMDMICVKVQDHLNSLRYTETDVVQEDMKVAKNLMKDARNSKRLLPNLYHMRGSPGGMGSPIQDKLESMAGEIARVMDGQLQTLLQSMVDTAEGLCPHVMKRSNLHQELMKAGAGRMTIPHSFITTTLLEQSGVDIINKISEVKLSMASFLSDRIVDEILESLSRSQNTLAEHLTRKPQPLLHQEPNKMEVLEETVLQPETQEQSPHHAERLEEMDTCVSKRKSILCRMLRPVSVAFEMEFDLDKALEEVPIYEEDPPPPAPSDKKPTYFGELPTMEARKLEHHTKLRPKPKKRTKPSRAPREPICTSPPPEVEQNDLLGKVDEGVDEFFYKKITKLSFKRPTLRGSSNIQEGSEKKRESRKSGFLNLIKSRTSKSEKSHGTAAITTPAAATVSTVTEEPLSPKALLWDHSEISPDHSRKPPTPEPTEEQPSESDSKGSPHGGRHFGVPVMGPLMGMDLLAEMRKMHEKIVAHKSDSSDKADDKKGKPKGQTSSIAPRAKPTGVTPRSPAPQSIKPHMGPHTLGPLSPRASSSHSPDDTPDSCLGNVSPKGPLPAPRLKREPSDYEREEESSHINVELTGDSSPFDLDQEMDRSAIGGRQWSSLKRSTSVVQEVEGRERTKSLPASVRPSSTVDLVHCQSPGVFAKDNTEEDFSPTPDTDQRQNLRPDNMEDTMTTSQCRKKSYI, from the exons ATGAAGAAGTTGACCCTGAAGCCTCCTGAGAGGACGGCCGCCCTACAGTCTCTCTGGGAGGACCAGGCCACCACAGACCTAGGGCCGTGTG GTGGTTTCTCCCACATGTACTGGTGTCTCTGTGACCAGCTGGGTCTGCCATTCAGAGAGGAGGTGCAGTGG GATGTGGACACAATCTATCAGACCCAGGACACCAGGGAACTGAACCTGCAGGATTTCGTACATCTTGATAACCG AGATTTGGTGGCCATCATTGTGGTCCTGGAGTATAACCAATGGTTCACCAAGCTCTCCACAAAGGACTACAAACTG TCCACAGATGTGTGTGAACAAATTCTGCGAGTTGTGTCCCGCTCCAGTCGCTTAGAGGAGCTGGTTTTAGAGAATGCAGGTCTCAGAAG TGATTTTGTGCAGAAGCTAGCCAACGCTCTGACCTGCAACCCTGCCTCTGCACTTCACACCCTCAACCTCACAAACAACTCCCTGGAGGACAAGG GCATATCTGCTCTCAGTGCACAGCTTGCCAAACTCCCAATGGGTCTCAAGCATTTGAACCTTTCAAAGACCTCCATATCGCAAAAAG ggGTTAACAGTCTGGCTCAGGCGCTGAGTGCCAACCCTGCTGTCCCCACTACCCTCACACACCTGGACCTCTGTGGGAACTCACTCCGAGGAGACGACCTCTCA AATCTGTACAATTTCCTGGGTCAACATAACAGTCTAGTAACTCTGGATCTGTCCAGCAGTGACTGCTGTCTGGACCAA GTCTGCACTTCACTTCTACGAGGTTCTCTCAAGCACCTCTCAGTGCTCAACATGTCGAAGAGTGTTTTCTCTCACAG GAGAGGTAAAGATGTCCCGCATTCCTTCAAGCAGTTCTTTGGCACTGCACTGGCGCTGAGCAGTGTCAACCTGTCTGGAACCAAGCTCCCCCTGGAGGCACTCAA AGCACTTTTACTAGGTCTTGGTTGCAATCCTAATCTCAGTGAAGTATCACTGGATCTCAGCAGCTCTGAG TTAAGATCTGGAGGCTCTCAGATTCTGGAGGGCTGCATAGCTGAGATTCCCAACATCTCCAGCCTGGACATCTCAGACAACG GTTTAGATTCAGACCTGACCACTCTCTTGGTGTGGCTGGCCAAAAATCGCTCCATCCGCCACCTCTCACTGGGCAAGAACTTCAATAACATCAAATCCAA AAATTTGTCTCAAGTCTTGGACAACCTGGTGCACATGATACAGGAGGAGGAATCG CCCCTGACGTCCCTCTCCCTGGCCGACTCCAAGCTGAAGGGAGATCTGTCCATCGTGCTGAACGCTCTGGGCAGCAACACCAGCCTGATCCAGGTGGACATCAGTGGCAACGGCATGGGAGACATGGGGGCCAAGATGCTGGCCAAGGCCCTACAGATCAACACCAAGCTCCG GACAGTTATGTGGGACAAAAACAATGTCAGCCTACAAGGCCTCCAGGATGTGGCAGCTGCTTTAGAAAA GAACCACACCATTCGCTTCATGCCTATCCCCATCATCGATGCTGCCCAGGCCCTCAAAGCCAGCCCTGAGAAAACAGAGGACGCCCTACTAAAG ATGGAGCAGTATCTCCTAAGGAACCACGAGACTCGAAAATACCTCCAAGAGCAAGCTTACCGGCTTCAGCAAGGCATTGTCACGACAACTACACAACAG ATGATGGACATGATCTGTGTAAAGGTGCAGGACCACCTGAACTCCCTGAGGTATACAGAGACCGATGTCGTCCAGGAGGACATGAAGGTGGCCAAGAACCTCATGAAGGACGCCAGGAACTCCAAAAGA CTGCTGCCCAACCTGTACCACATGAGGGGATCTCCTGGTGGCATGGGAAGCCCCATTCAGGACAAGCTAGAGTCCATGGCCGGAGAGATAGCCAGGGTCATGGATGGACAGCTACAG ACGTTGTTGCAGTCTATGGTTGACACCGCCGAGGGCCTCTGTCCCCATGTGATGAAGAGGAGCAACCTGCACCAGGAGCTGATGAAGGCAGGTGCAGGCAGGATGACCATCCCCCATAGCTTCATCACCACCACACTACTGGAACAGTCAGGAGTCGACATCATCAACAAGATCAG TGAAGTGAAGCTCAGTATGGCTTCCTTCCTCTCAGACCGTATCGTGGATGAGATCTTGGAATCTCTGTCCCGTTCCCAAAACACTCTG GCAGAACACCTGACCAGGAAACCTCAACCTCTTCTCCACCAGGAGCCCAACAAGATGGAGGTGCTGGAGGAGACAGTCCTCCAACCTGAGACCCAGGAGCAGAGTCCTCACCATGCTGAGAGGCTGGAGGAGATGGACACATGTGTG TCCAAGAGGAAGAGCATTCTCTGCAGGATGCTGCGGCCTGTATCTGTGGCCTTTG AAATGGAGTTTGACTTGGACAAGGCCCTGGAAGAAGTGCCTATATATGAGGAGGATCCGCCCCCTCCTGCCCCATCGGACAAGAAGCCGACTTACTTTGGCGAGCTGCCCACTATGGAGGCCCGAAAGCTAGAGCACCACACCAAGCTCCGACCCAAACCGAAAAAGAGGACCAAACCTAGCCGAGCACCA CGGGAACCAATCTGCACCTCTCCACCACCAGAAGTGGAGCAGAATGACCTCCTGGGGAAAGTGGATGAGGGTGTTGATGAATTCTTCTACAAGAAAATCACCAAACTTAGTTTTAA ACGACCCACCCTGAGGGGCTCCTCCAACATCCAGGAGGGGTCGGAGAAGAAACGGGAATCCCGTAAAAGCGGCTTCCTTAACCTCATCAAGTCTCGCACCTCGAAGTCCGAGAAGAGCCATGGAACAGCTGCCATCACCACCCCAGCTGCTGCGACTGTCAGCACTGTGACAGAGGAGCCCTTGTCCCCCAAGGCTCTGTTGTGGGACCACTCTGAAATCTCCCCTGACCACTCACGAAAGCCGCCAACCCCTGAACCCACTGAGGAACAGCCCTCCGAGAGTGACAGTAAGGGTAGTCCTCATGGTGGCCGGCACTTTGGGGTCCCCGTAATGGGCCCCCTAATGGGAATGGACCTCCTGGCGGAGATGAGAAAAATGCATGAGAAAATAGTCGCTCATAAG TCGGACTCTTCAGACAAGGCAGATGATAAAAAAG GAAAGCCAAAGGGTCAAACATCGTCGATAGCGCCCAGGGCTAAACCCACCGGTGTTACACCCAGATCCCCAGCACCCCAGAGCATCAAGCCCCACATGGGACCACACACTTTGGGACCCCTGAGCCCTCGTGCCAGCAGCAGCCACAGCCCAG ATGACACCCCTGACTCCTGTCTTGGAAACGTATCCCCAAAAGGACCACTGCCCGCCCCTCGCCTGAAGAGAGAGCCCTCAGActatgagagggaggaggagagtagcCACATTAATG TTGAACTCACAGGAGACTCCAGCCCATTTGACTTGGACCAAGAGATGGACAGGTCTGCAATTGGTGGGAGACAGTGGTCCTCCCTGAAGCGCTCCACTTCTGTGGTACAGGAAGTAGAAGGTCGAGAACGCACCAAGTCCCTCCCTGCATCTG TGAGACCTTCATCCACGGTGGACCTTGTCCACTGCCAAAGCCCTGGGGTGTTTGCTAAAGACAACACCGAAGAGGACTTCTCTCCTACCCCTGACACGGACCAAAGACAGAATCTCAGGCCTGACAACATGGAGGACACCATGACGACATCCCAGTGTAGAAAGAAAAGCTACATCTAG